The following proteins come from a genomic window of Nostoc sp. ATCC 53789:
- a CDS encoding metal ABC transporter substrate-binding protein: protein MKGKIIFRLCLGMLLPLALLSCTQKDSNPNTAKGDKPRVVATSTVIADLAKEVAGDEIQLSGILKPGTDPHVYEPVPADSRVLEEANLILYNGYNLEPGLIKLMNASGGKAQKIPVGEAVKSLQLDKGKGEIVPDPHVWGSAENAIAMTNAIRDALIELSPEDKDKFTQKASQLTNELKQLHTWINQQIQTIPADKRKLVTTHDAFQYYGRAYGIAIAGTLIGISTEEQPSAQTVQRLVESIKKIGVPAIFSETTINPALIKTVAQEAGVKLAPNQLYSDSIGAKGSNGDSYIKMMEANTRSIVEALGGKYTPFQLKK, encoded by the coding sequence ATGAAGGGAAAAATTATTTTCCGGCTTTGTTTGGGAATGCTTTTGCCTTTGGCTTTATTAAGTTGTACACAGAAAGACTCTAACCCCAACACTGCCAAGGGAGATAAACCGCGAGTTGTTGCAACTAGCACTGTCATTGCTGATTTGGCAAAAGAGGTTGCAGGAGACGAAATTCAACTAAGTGGAATCCTCAAACCGGGTACTGATCCTCATGTTTACGAACCAGTACCAGCAGATAGCAGGGTTTTGGAAGAAGCTAACTTGATTTTGTATAACGGCTACAACCTGGAACCGGGACTGATTAAATTAATGAATGCTTCTGGTGGTAAAGCGCAGAAGATCCCAGTGGGGGAAGCTGTCAAATCCTTGCAGCTTGATAAAGGCAAAGGCGAAATAGTGCCAGATCCGCACGTTTGGGGTAGTGCAGAAAATGCGATCGCAATGACAAATGCAATCCGAGATGCGTTGATTGAGTTATCACCTGAAGATAAAGACAAATTTACTCAAAAGGCATCGCAACTTACTAATGAATTAAAACAGTTACATACCTGGATTAATCAACAAATTCAAACTATCCCCGCAGATAAGCGGAAACTGGTGACAACCCATGATGCGTTCCAATATTATGGGCGTGCTTATGGGATTGCGATCGCAGGTACTTTAATTGGCATTAGTACCGAAGAACAACCAAGCGCTCAAACAGTCCAGAGATTAGTTGAGTCCATTAAAAAGATCGGCGTTCCCGCAATTTTTTCTGAAACTACAATTAACCCAGCTTTAATTAAAACTGTTGCTCAAGAAGCAGGAGTGAAATTAGCACCAAATCAACTTTACTCTGATTCAATTGGTGCAAAAGGAAGTAATGGAGATTCTTACATCAAAATGATGGAGGCGAATACCCGTAGCATTGTAGAAGCATTGGGGGGAAAATACACGCCATTTCAACTAAAGAAGTAA
- a CDS encoding prolyl oligopeptidase family serine peptidase, producing MQPLQQQITSTDSYNYLLFLPSGLHPDASRNETQEPLLPTILCLHGSGERGSYLNHVKKHGVAKVVEQQPDFPFIVISPQCPRGEYWNIERLSTLLDEVIASYPVDPDRVYLTGLSMGGYGTWHLAAAQPERFAAIAPICGGGNPAQAHKLKSLPVWAFHGAKDNVVPPRESEIMVSALKAHDGNVKFTVYPEADHDSWTQTYNNPELYEWFLQHRRQPTVD from the coding sequence ATGCAGCCACTACAACAACAAATTACTTCTACCGACAGTTATAACTACCTGCTATTCTTGCCCAGTGGACTGCACCCAGACGCAAGTCGCAACGAAACACAAGAGCCACTTTTGCCAACAATCTTATGTTTACACGGTTCGGGTGAGCGAGGCTCTTACTTAAATCATGTGAAAAAGCACGGTGTCGCCAAGGTTGTAGAACAACAGCCAGATTTTCCCTTCATTGTCATTTCTCCACAATGTCCGCGCGGTGAATATTGGAATATAGAACGATTAAGCACCCTTCTGGATGAGGTTATTGCATCCTATCCTGTTGATCCAGATCGGGTTTACCTGACCGGTTTAAGCATGGGTGGTTACGGAACCTGGCATTTAGCAGCAGCACAGCCAGAACGATTTGCTGCGATCGCGCCTATCTGTGGCGGTGGTAATCCAGCCCAAGCACATAAGCTGAAAAGCCTTCCTGTGTGGGCATTTCACGGAGCAAAAGATAATGTCGTTCCCCCAAGGGAGTCCGAAATTATGGTTTCTGCACTCAAAGCCCACGATGGGAATGTGAAATTTACAGTTTATCCAGAAGCCGATCACGACTCATGGACGCAGACATACAATAATCCAGAGTTGTATGAGTGGTTTTTGCAGCATCGGAGACAGCCGACTGTAGATTAA